From Demequina capsici, one genomic window encodes:
- the pilM gene encoding type IV pilus assembly protein PilM: protein MATRAIGVDIGTTQVRVAELELSGKGPGGGGRASLVNFASAPLPAGVVGDGEVLDAGALAAVLKNLWAGAKFSEKKVIVGFGNQRTVLRELDLPAMTMKDLRSSLPFQVSDLLPMPVDDALLDFYPTAEVEEDGVKQLRGILVAANKNAVANTVAAIEAAGLQPVAVDLTSLALIRALVFGEWAQQVVALVDVGARTTEVVVVQNGMPRFIRVIPSGGAEATDAVMSAMKVSATDAEGIKRATGMGNEVAPELQPAKDAIGNSTRTLVDGIRNTFVYYAGNNPGAPIQRILITGGGSHLAGFGQYLASACRLPVSFGDGFSRVAVGGKLAQTVNGQQTLAAVAVGLGMMEVES, encoded by the coding sequence GTGGCGACACGTGCGATTGGCGTCGATATCGGAACGACGCAGGTGAGGGTGGCCGAGCTCGAGCTGTCCGGGAAGGGCCCCGGCGGTGGCGGACGCGCGTCATTGGTGAACTTCGCGTCGGCTCCGCTGCCTGCGGGCGTGGTCGGCGACGGCGAGGTGCTCGATGCAGGCGCTCTGGCGGCAGTGCTCAAGAACCTCTGGGCCGGCGCCAAGTTCTCGGAGAAGAAGGTCATCGTGGGGTTCGGCAATCAGCGGACCGTCCTGCGTGAGCTCGACCTGCCGGCGATGACGATGAAGGACCTCCGTTCCTCGCTGCCGTTCCAGGTGTCGGATCTGCTCCCGATGCCCGTGGACGACGCTCTCCTGGACTTCTACCCGACGGCGGAGGTCGAAGAGGACGGTGTCAAGCAGCTTCGGGGTATCCTCGTGGCGGCGAACAAGAACGCGGTCGCGAACACCGTGGCCGCCATCGAGGCTGCAGGCCTGCAGCCGGTGGCAGTGGATCTCACGTCGCTCGCGCTCATCCGCGCGCTCGTGTTCGGCGAGTGGGCGCAGCAGGTGGTGGCGCTCGTCGACGTCGGCGCACGCACCACGGAGGTGGTGGTGGTGCAGAACGGGATGCCTCGCTTCATCCGCGTGATCCCGTCCGGAGGCGCCGAGGCCACCGATGCCGTGATGAGCGCGATGAAGGTCTCCGCTACCGACGCCGAGGGCATCAAGCGTGCGACCGGCATGGGCAACGAGGTCGCCCCGGAGCTTCAGCCTGCGAAGGACGCGATCGGCAACTCCACCAGGACGTTGGTGGACGGCATCCGCAACACGTTCGTGTACTACGCCGGCAACAACCCGGGTGCCCCGATCCAGCGCATCCTCATCACCGGTGGCGGCTCACACCTGGCCGGCTTCGGCCAGTACCTCGCGAGCGCGTGCCGGCTCCCGGTGAGCTTCGGAGACGGCTTCTCCAGGGTCGCGGTGGGCGGCAAGCTCGCGCAGACGGTCAACGGTCAGCAGACGCTCGCGGCGGTCGCGGTGGGCCTGGGCATGATGGAGGTCGAGTCGTGA
- the aroC gene encoding chorismate synthase — protein MLRWLTAGESHGPALVGTLEGLPSGVEVTTADVQSALARRRLGYGRGARMAFEQDQVTFLGGVRHGMSQGGPVAIMVGNTEWPKWQTVMSADPVDPEELGGARAAALTRPRPGHADLVGMTKYGFDDARPVLERASARETASRVALGEVAERFLAQAAGIRLVAHTVQVGPIAVPDDAVLPPADATEELDADPIRCYDAETSALMVAEIDACQKDGDTLGGVVEVVAYGVPVGLGSHVHGDRRLDARLAGALMGIQAIKGVEVGDGFRTAARRGSQAHDEIEYRDGAVTRRTNRAGGLEGGMTNGEPLRVRAAMKPISTVPRALDTIDTATGEPAKAIHQRSDVCAVAPAAVVAQAMVALTLADAVLEKFGGDSVDEVRRNIASYVAAIPEHLR, from the coding sequence ATGCTGAGATGGCTCACCGCAGGCGAATCGCACGGACCCGCCCTCGTGGGCACGTTGGAGGGGCTCCCCTCCGGTGTCGAGGTCACCACCGCTGACGTGCAGTCGGCACTCGCGCGCAGGCGCCTGGGCTATGGACGCGGCGCGCGGATGGCCTTCGAGCAGGACCAGGTGACGTTCCTGGGCGGCGTCCGTCACGGCATGAGCCAGGGCGGTCCCGTCGCGATCATGGTGGGCAACACGGAGTGGCCCAAGTGGCAGACCGTCATGAGCGCCGACCCGGTGGACCCGGAGGAGCTCGGCGGCGCTCGCGCGGCGGCGCTCACGCGCCCGCGTCCCGGACACGCCGACCTGGTCGGCATGACCAAGTACGGCTTCGACGACGCCCGGCCTGTGCTGGAGCGCGCCTCGGCCCGCGAGACGGCCTCACGGGTCGCGCTGGGCGAGGTGGCCGAGCGGTTCCTCGCTCAGGCCGCAGGGATCCGGCTGGTGGCGCACACGGTGCAGGTGGGCCCGATCGCGGTCCCCGACGACGCGGTCCTTCCGCCCGCCGACGCGACGGAGGAGCTCGACGCCGATCCGATCCGCTGCTACGACGCAGAGACGTCCGCGCTCATGGTCGCCGAGATCGACGCCTGCCAGAAGGACGGCGACACGCTCGGCGGCGTGGTCGAGGTGGTGGCGTACGGCGTGCCCGTCGGGCTTGGGAGCCATGTCCACGGCGATCGTCGCCTCGACGCGAGGCTCGCCGGTGCGTTGATGGGGATCCAGGCGATCAAGGGCGTCGAGGTCGGCGACGGCTTCCGCACCGCCGCGCGGCGCGGCTCGCAGGCGCACGACGAGATCGAGTACCGTGACGGTGCCGTCACGCGGCGCACGAACCGCGCAGGCGGTCTCGAAGGCGGCATGACGAACGGCGAGCCTCTGCGGGTACGCGCGGCGATGAAGCCGATCAGCACCGTTCCCCGCGCGCTCGACACGATCGACACCGCCACGGGGGAGCCGGCCAAGGCGATCCACCAGCGCAGCGACGTCTGCGCGGTGGCTCCTGCCGCTGTCGTGGCGCAGGCGATGGTCGCGCTCACGCTCGCGGACGCCGTGCTGGAGAAGTTCGGCGGAGACTCGGTCGACGAGGTGCGGCGCAACATCGCGTCCTACGTCGCCGCGATCCCTGAGCACCTGCGGTGA
- a CDS encoding shikimate kinase, whose amino-acid sequence MAAPRVVLIGPPGSGKSSVGKRLASLLEVTWRDTDDDIATTAGKSIPDIFLEDGEPRFRELEAQAVAVALAEHDGVLSLGGGAVLDPRTEGLLATYVAQGGEVVFLDVSLAKAAPRVGLNAARPLLAGNPRARWQELMAARRPVYERVASRRIDTDALTPAQAAAWIAGLEADA is encoded by the coding sequence ATGGCCGCCCCCCGCGTCGTCCTCATCGGACCCCCCGGAAGCGGCAAGTCCTCGGTCGGGAAGCGTCTGGCCTCCCTCCTTGAGGTGACGTGGCGCGACACGGACGACGACATCGCCACGACGGCAGGCAAGTCCATCCCCGACATCTTCCTCGAGGACGGCGAGCCCCGATTCCGCGAGCTCGAGGCACAAGCCGTGGCCGTAGCGCTCGCCGAGCACGACGGAGTCCTCTCGTTGGGCGGGGGAGCGGTGCTCGATCCACGCACCGAGGGGCTGCTGGCCACGTACGTCGCGCAGGGGGGCGAGGTGGTCTTCCTCGACGTCTCGCTGGCCAAGGCCGCCCCACGCGTAGGTCTCAACGCCGCCCGGCCCCTGCTCGCGGGCAATCCGCGTGCGCGCTGGCAGGAGCTCATGGCCGCCCGTCGTCCCGTCTACGAGCGCGTGGCGAGCAGACGCATCGACACCGATGCACTGACGCCTGCGCAGGCCGCCGCGTGGATCGCCGGCCTGGAGGCCGACGCATGA